The following proteins are co-located in the Paenibacillus sp. FSL H8-0079 genome:
- a CDS encoding beta-L-arabinofuranosidase domain-containing protein, which yields MRNKIKDPFWSHYVDLVRTVVVPYQWEALNDRIEGAEPSRAIRNFRIAAGEEEGEHYGMVFQDSDVAKWIEAASYLLAAQPDLELERIVDRVIETIAKAQQADGYLNTYFTLKEPGARWTNLAECHELYCAGHMIEAGVAYYEATGKRNLLDVVTRLADHIGTVFGTEPGQLPGYDGHQEVELALFKLYQITGEESYLNLSRYFLEQRGSSPHYFVEEWEKRERTVHFGELDMVHRHAYSQSHLPIRAQNTAEGHAVRLVYMCAAVADVAAESGDESLKEACERLWNNTANKRMYITGSIGSSAKEEAFTGDYDLPGDTAYAETCASIGLIFWAKRMFQIKPDSKYADVLERALYNTVISGMSLDGQRFFYVNPLEADPELHKVNPNYAHVRTRRQGWFGCACCPPNIARLLASLDQYVYTADEAASTLYVQLYIGGEAGFALNCTDISVNMNSTYTSNGEAVIRIESVSGEEAGFTMALRKPDWCVSPELWINGEKADVDNTIIECGYMKVQRCWQAGDEIRLRFPMEVLRMRGHDHIRDTFGKVAIQRGPFMYCLEEMDNGAGLYRIQLPASADFEVNSGGVNVLGVPDLTVEARRIVSHENGAMQLYRSDVKRESQAVTLRFVPYFTWANREEGEMSVWVREWDGEGQQQDGEEVIQRG from the coding sequence ATGAGAAATAAAATAAAAGATCCATTCTGGTCCCATTATGTTGATCTGGTGCGGACCGTGGTTGTCCCCTATCAATGGGAGGCGCTAAATGATCGCATCGAGGGGGCTGAACCCAGCCGGGCCATCCGTAATTTTCGCATTGCTGCGGGTGAAGAAGAGGGAGAGCACTATGGCATGGTATTTCAGGACAGTGATGTAGCCAAGTGGATCGAAGCTGCGTCATACCTGCTTGCAGCCCAACCAGATCTGGAACTGGAACGCATTGTGGATAGGGTCATCGAGACCATTGCTAAGGCTCAACAAGCTGACGGTTACTTGAATACCTACTTCACACTAAAGGAACCGGGAGCACGCTGGACGAATCTCGCGGAATGCCACGAGCTGTACTGTGCAGGTCATATGATCGAAGCGGGTGTTGCTTATTATGAGGCAACGGGTAAGCGTAATCTGCTGGACGTGGTCACTCGTCTGGCCGATCACATTGGAACGGTATTCGGTACAGAACCGGGACAACTGCCCGGCTATGATGGGCATCAGGAGGTTGAGCTGGCCCTGTTCAAGCTGTATCAGATCACAGGGGAAGAGAGCTATCTTAATCTGAGCCGTTATTTTCTGGAGCAGCGGGGGAGCAGTCCACACTATTTTGTGGAGGAGTGGGAGAAGCGGGAGCGTACGGTGCATTTTGGAGAGCTGGATATGGTTCACCGTCATGCCTACTCTCAGTCTCACCTTCCGATTCGAGCGCAGAATACAGCCGAAGGTCATGCGGTTCGCTTGGTGTATATGTGTGCTGCAGTGGCAGACGTAGCGGCAGAGTCGGGCGATGAGTCGTTGAAAGAAGCATGTGAGCGATTATGGAACAATACGGCCAACAAGAGAATGTACATTACCGGCAGCATCGGTTCATCCGCAAAAGAAGAGGCATTCACAGGGGATTACGACCTGCCGGGAGATACCGCATATGCGGAGACTTGTGCGTCGATTGGATTGATTTTTTGGGCAAAACGCATGTTTCAGATCAAGCCGGATAGCAAGTATGCGGATGTGTTAGAGCGAGCACTGTACAATACCGTGATCAGTGGTATGTCATTGGATGGACAACGTTTCTTCTATGTGAATCCGCTCGAAGCCGATCCGGAGCTGCACAAGGTCAATCCCAATTATGCACATGTGCGGACACGTCGGCAGGGATGGTTCGGTTGTGCCTGCTGTCCACCTAATATTGCAAGGTTGCTAGCTTCACTGGATCAATATGTGTATACAGCAGATGAGGCTGCATCGACACTGTATGTGCAATTGTATATCGGCGGCGAAGCCGGGTTTGCGCTGAATTGTACGGACATTTCCGTGAATATGAACTCGACCTATACCTCCAACGGAGAAGCGGTGATTCGGATCGAGTCTGTTTCCGGGGAGGAAGCAGGATTCACAATGGCATTACGAAAACCGGATTGGTGTGTATCTCCGGAGTTGTGGATTAACGGAGAAAAGGCAGATGTAGACAACACCATAATTGAATGCGGTTACATGAAAGTACAACGATGCTGGCAAGCCGGAGATGAGATCAGGTTACGGTTTCCCATGGAGGTATTACGCATGAGAGGACATGATCACATCCGAGATACGTTTGGTAAAGTTGCCATTCAGCGAGGACCCTTCATGTACTGCCTTGAAGAAATGGATAACGGTGCAGGATTATATCGTATTCAATTACCAGCATCAGCGGATTTTGAGGTGAATAGTGGGGGAGTGAATGTGCTGGGTGTTCCTGATCTTACCGTGGAGGCAAGGAGAATCGTCTCGCATGAGAATGGTGCGATGCAATTATACCGCAGTGATGTGAAACGGGAATCTCAGGCCGTGACGCTGCGATTCGTTCCCTATTTTACCTGGGCCAATCGGGAAGAGGGCGAAATGAGTGTCTGGGTTCGAGAGTGGGACGGGGAGGGACAACAACAAGACGGAGAGGAGGTGATTCAGAGGGGCTGA
- a CDS encoding ABC transporter permease gives MQSDRGEVSVWTWCSKWMSKSFSQYGLFILLMLSLLAIWETIVRMGWVPSFIIPAPTAIASSLIEHRRLLLTIHLPATFMEVLVGFGLSIVTGIMLATGMHMNRSIEKALYPFIVISQTIPLIALSPVFILWFGYTLWSKVAVVFLIAFFPIVVSTYDGLRQGDPEQRELLLTMGASKWDIFRKLQVPLALPSFFSGLKMSVVYCVVGATIGEWLGGSKGLGYFSRRMSSNMNTDAMFAAIVLLSLLGIVLFVLIAWLEKRFSIQRHRHEGKRKVE, from the coding sequence ATGCAAAGCGATAGAGGCGAGGTTAGCGTCTGGACGTGGTGTTCGAAGTGGATGTCGAAGTCCTTTTCCCAATATGGTTTGTTTATTCTGCTCATGCTCTCTTTACTGGCGATCTGGGAAACGATTGTGCGTATGGGATGGGTGCCCTCCTTCATCATTCCTGCACCCACGGCCATTGCAAGCTCACTAATTGAGCATCGCCGTCTGCTGCTGACCATACATCTGCCTGCTACCTTTATGGAGGTTCTTGTTGGTTTTGGCTTGTCCATAGTGACCGGAATTATGCTGGCGACAGGCATGCATATGAACCGATCGATTGAAAAGGCCTTGTATCCCTTCATCGTGATCAGTCAGACCATCCCGCTGATTGCCTTGTCACCCGTTTTCATCCTGTGGTTTGGTTACACGCTGTGGAGCAAAGTCGCGGTGGTGTTCCTGATCGCGTTCTTCCCCATTGTGGTCAGTACCTATGATGGACTCCGCCAAGGCGATCCGGAGCAGCGTGAACTGCTGCTCACCATGGGCGCCAGCAAGTGGGATATTTTTCGCAAACTCCAGGTTCCACTGGCACTTCCCTCTTTTTTCTCGGGGCTAAAGATGTCTGTGGTGTACTGCGTGGTTGGTGCAACGATTGGCGAATGGCTTGGTGGCAGCAAAGGTCTCGGATACTTCAGCCGCCGCATGTCCAGCAACATGAACACGGATGCGATGTTTGCCGCTATTGTACTGTTATCCCTGCTGGGTATCGTTTTGTTTGTACTGATTGCCTGGCTAGAGAAACGGTTTAGCATCCAGCGTCATCGTCATGAAGGCAAAAGAAAAGTTGAATAA
- a CDS encoding ABC transporter ATP-binding protein — MTNHVTIENVSFAFPGKKDSPLLANVSLQVQQGEFVSLIGSSGSGKSTLFKLLAGLHEPTIGTIDIADVPQGQRLGRVAYMPQKDLLLSWRTVMENCMLPAELARGRQDNDKLRADIIAGLARFGLSGYEQAYPDELSGGMRQRVALLRTLLTGGQLMLLDEPFGALDALTKREMHRWLLELWEDFGQTVLFITHDIEEALLLSDRIILLTPGGQGQQLREMTVPLPRPRHSDMIYEPALVQMRRQLEEQLHAKR, encoded by the coding sequence ATGACCAACCATGTAACCATTGAGAACGTTAGCTTCGCTTTTCCAGGAAAAAAGGATTCACCCTTACTCGCCAATGTGTCGCTTCAGGTTCAACAAGGCGAATTCGTCTCGCTCATCGGCTCTAGCGGATCAGGTAAAAGCACGCTATTCAAGCTGCTTGCAGGCTTGCATGAGCCCACCATCGGTACCATAGATATTGCTGATGTACCGCAAGGACAACGGCTCGGACGAGTCGCCTATATGCCGCAGAAAGATCTGCTGTTATCCTGGCGTACCGTCATGGAGAACTGCATGCTGCCTGCCGAGCTTGCACGAGGCCGACAGGACAATGACAAACTACGAGCCGATATCATCGCAGGATTGGCAAGGTTCGGCCTGTCGGGTTATGAACAGGCCTATCCGGATGAGTTATCCGGCGGCATGCGGCAGCGGGTGGCACTGCTGCGTACCTTGCTTACAGGCGGGCAGCTCATGTTGCTGGATGAACCCTTCGGTGCACTCGACGCTTTAACCAAACGAGAAATGCATCGCTGGTTGTTGGAGCTGTGGGAGGACTTTGGACAAACCGTGCTGTTCATTACACATGACATCGAAGAAGCCCTGCTGTTAAGTGACCGTATCATTCTGTTAACTCCAGGGGGGCAAGGTCAGCAGTTGCGGGAGATGACGGTTCCTTTACCACGCCCAAGGCATTCGGACATGATCTACGAACCGGCTCTCGTGCAGATGAGACGACAACTGGAGGAACAATTGCATGCAAAGCGATAG